One window from the genome of Rubinisphaera margarita encodes:
- the lexA gene encoding transcriptional repressor LexA, translating to MTDKVHPPLTDRQSAIYDFLKEKIINRGYGPTVREIGNHFGIRSPNGVMCHLKALERKGLITRESHMSRAIQLTDHAQLRPTSLRLAGQIAAGSPVLAVEEEDLVDFSGLFDDENHFCLRVKGESMIEDHIAEGDYVVVERTKNCKDGDIVVALVDGNEATLKRFFREPSRIRLEPANSSMSPIYSNNVEILGVVNGVIRQY from the coding sequence ATGACTGACAAGGTTCATCCGCCTCTCACAGACCGCCAGTCCGCCATCTATGACTTCCTGAAAGAGAAGATCATTAACCGCGGATATGGTCCGACCGTTCGTGAGATCGGCAATCACTTTGGAATCCGTTCTCCCAATGGCGTGATGTGTCACCTGAAAGCGCTGGAGCGCAAAGGTCTCATTACCCGCGAGTCCCATATGTCTCGCGCGATTCAGCTGACTGATCATGCTCAGCTGCGTCCGACGTCACTGCGTCTGGCAGGACAGATCGCCGCCGGCAGCCCGGTTCTGGCTGTCGAAGAAGAAGACCTGGTCGATTTTTCCGGCCTGTTTGATGATGAAAACCACTTCTGTCTCCGCGTCAAAGGCGAGTCGATGATCGAAGATCATATCGCTGAAGGAGATTACGTGGTTGTTGAGAGAACCAAGAACTGCAAAGACGGAGACATCGTTGTCGCTCTCGTCGATGGCAACGAAGCAACCCTGAAACGGTTCTTCCGCGAACCGAGCCGAATTCGTCTCGAACCGGCCAACTCTTCAATGTCTCCGATTTACTCGAACAACGTCGAAATTCTGGGCGTCGTGAACGGTGTGATTCGTCAGTATTAA
- a CDS encoding TlpA family protein disulfide reductase, giving the protein MPASRVVLLVLLSCSAGCNRSESVSEQDAPQQPAPVPKIVQAEPTDRQLDDSGAAMPVLKIRPATQSELTPEIQTASLEVIKKLPLKETPAASGTPEWDLEQIAAVLGDSQKQISEDSKTPEDVQLRRIRDNNQRIVSLASHAISLTHLRPEKEAVFNAAVYALMEARFQLALQGDEKALQELYDDSALLGRQRPESIAAVTAAGTIVRLAETLARRTDSDSPWLSEYVRQAKLFATNFPAEEPRAIVQLLGAGELCEERQLTLPAIECYSLVSQAFPQTPFGPRIEAALRRMELTHRRVAIEGPTYDGQTVSLKEFEGQQVLVVFWSSRSHEFAEQIPALQDLVENEGFAVLGICLDNEEEAVGKYIAEHKLPGKHIFYQEPELRGASQPLARQYGIDTVPSYWFIDSKGVVQATQVSGDQLKNLPQRKTVAEK; this is encoded by the coding sequence ATGCCCGCATCTCGGGTCGTTCTGCTGGTTCTGCTCTCGTGTTCCGCTGGTTGCAATCGCTCCGAATCCGTTTCGGAACAGGACGCACCGCAGCAACCTGCTCCCGTTCCCAAAATTGTGCAGGCTGAACCGACCGATCGTCAGCTTGACGATTCCGGAGCCGCGATGCCGGTGCTCAAGATTCGGCCAGCGACGCAATCGGAATTGACGCCGGAAATTCAGACGGCTTCCCTTGAAGTCATTAAGAAACTTCCCCTGAAGGAGACTCCGGCTGCTTCGGGGACGCCAGAGTGGGATCTCGAACAGATCGCGGCTGTTCTCGGCGATTCCCAGAAACAGATCAGTGAAGACAGCAAGACGCCGGAAGACGTTCAGCTGCGGCGGATCCGTGACAACAATCAGCGAATCGTTTCGCTCGCCTCGCACGCGATTTCTCTCACACATCTTCGCCCTGAGAAGGAAGCGGTCTTCAACGCCGCAGTTTACGCCTTGATGGAAGCACGTTTTCAACTGGCGTTGCAGGGCGACGAAAAGGCTCTCCAGGAACTCTACGACGATTCGGCTCTGCTGGGGCGTCAGCGTCCGGAATCGATCGCGGCAGTCACGGCCGCCGGCACGATTGTCCGACTCGCGGAAACCCTGGCCCGTCGCACCGACAGCGACTCTCCGTGGTTGAGTGAATATGTCCGACAGGCCAAGCTGTTCGCGACCAACTTTCCGGCGGAAGAGCCTCGTGCGATTGTGCAACTGCTCGGAGCAGGCGAACTCTGCGAAGAACGCCAGTTGACCCTGCCGGCGATCGAATGTTACTCACTGGTTTCCCAGGCGTTTCCGCAGACTCCGTTCGGTCCCCGGATCGAAGCGGCTCTGCGAAGGATGGAACTGACGCATCGTCGCGTGGCGATCGAGGGACCGACTTACGATGGTCAGACAGTAAGTCTGAAAGAGTTCGAAGGGCAACAGGTGCTTGTCGTCTTCTGGTCGTCGCGCTCGCACGAGTTCGCCGAACAGATTCCCGCTCTGCAGGATCTGGTGGAGAACGAAGGTTTCGCTGTGCTCGGCATCTGTCTGGACAACGAAGAAGAGGCCGTCGGCAAGTACATTGCCGAGCACAAGCTGCCCGGGAAACATATCTTTTACCAGGAGCCGGAACTTCGCGGAGCCAGTCAGCCGCTGGCTCGCCAGTATGGGATCGACACGGTCCCGAGCTACTGGTTCATCGATTCCAAAGGTGTCGTTCAGGCGACTCAGGTCTCAGGAGACCAGTTGAAGAACTTGCCTCAGCGAAAAACGGTCGCCGAGAAGTAG
- a CDS encoding DUF6513 domain-containing protein: protein MTAETGTILFVTGRLAEAALNDAVQQIRSENPIEAQVAVIGIQVAALMHTDLVARRLTVPEGVTQVILPGWCQGDLDKLSDQIGVPCVRGPKDVRDLPNWFQKKDREPVDLSRYDIEILAEINGAPLRSTEEILQIALDAQARGADLIDYGCLPGGSSPAVGEHIRELRQAGLRVSIDSFDRAEVEAAVQAGAELILSCNSTNIDWIPALKTEVVIIPDNFQDLSTMEPTIERIEAAGVPYRLDPIIEPVGFGFAASLHRYYETRRRWPDAKMMMGIGNITELAEVDSAGINFLLAAICQELRIASVLTTEVIPWARQSVAEFDIARRMVKYAVDEKQLPKHIAAGLVALRDVRVNTLTDEELQSLFEQIKDPNYRIFSTPEALHLMNRDGHWQGADPFELFQQAAASGDITPSHAFYLGYELAQAETAKLLGKQYTQDEPLNWGRWSRTQQHLSLKPTFRKKNDET, encoded by the coding sequence ATGACCGCCGAAACTGGCACGATTCTGTTTGTCACCGGCCGGCTCGCCGAAGCGGCTCTGAACGATGCCGTGCAACAGATCCGTTCCGAGAACCCGATCGAGGCCCAGGTCGCCGTCATCGGGATTCAGGTCGCCGCTCTCATGCACACCGATCTGGTCGCACGCCGGTTAACGGTGCCAGAGGGCGTCACACAGGTCATTCTCCCCGGCTGGTGTCAGGGCGATCTCGACAAACTTTCAGACCAAATCGGCGTTCCGTGCGTCCGTGGCCCGAAGGACGTTCGCGATCTGCCGAACTGGTTTCAGAAGAAAGACCGCGAACCGGTCGATCTCAGCCGCTACGACATCGAGATTCTGGCCGAGATCAACGGAGCCCCCCTGCGATCGACTGAGGAGATCCTGCAAATCGCTCTCGATGCTCAGGCTCGGGGAGCCGATCTCATCGACTACGGCTGCCTGCCCGGTGGAAGCTCTCCGGCTGTCGGCGAACACATCCGCGAACTCCGGCAGGCCGGGTTGCGAGTCTCGATCGACAGTTTTGATCGAGCAGAAGTCGAAGCGGCGGTTCAGGCGGGAGCCGAACTGATCCTCAGCTGCAATTCGACGAACATCGACTGGATTCCCGCGTTGAAGACCGAAGTCGTGATCATCCCCGACAACTTTCAGGATCTCTCGACGATGGAACCGACCATCGAGCGGATCGAAGCGGCTGGCGTTCCGTATCGACTCGATCCAATTATCGAGCCGGTCGGCTTCGGCTTCGCGGCGTCGCTGCATCGTTACTATGAAACCCGTCGCCGCTGGCCCGATGCGAAGATGATGATGGGCATCGGCAATATTACCGAACTGGCCGAGGTCGATTCGGCCGGCATCAACTTTCTGCTCGCCGCGATCTGCCAGGAGCTGCGAATCGCGAGCGTGCTCACGACCGAAGTCATCCCCTGGGCGCGACAGTCGGTGGCCGAGTTCGATATCGCCCGTCGGATGGTGAAGTACGCCGTCGATGAGAAACAATTGCCCAAACATATCGCGGCCGGACTGGTCGCGTTGCGAGACGTGCGAGTCAACACGCTGACCGATGAGGAACTGCAGTCGCTGTTCGAGCAGATCAAAGACCCGAACTACCGGATCTTCTCGACGCCGGAGGCCCTGCATCTGATGAATCGCGATGGCCACTGGCAGGGAGCCGACCCGTTCGAACTGTTCCAGCAGGCCGCCGCGTCCGGAGACATCACGCCATCGCACGCGTTCTACCTCGGCTATGAGCTGGCTCAGGCGGAAACAGCGAAACTGCTGGGCAAACAGTATACTCAGGACGAACCGCTCAACTGGGGCCGCTGGAGCCGAACACAGCAGCACCTGAGCCTCAAACCGACCTTCCGGAAGAAGAACGACGAAACCTGA
- the pabB gene encoding aminodeoxychorismate synthase component I gives MTRLEITPLPNAPQPSTVLNAFADEPWPVLLESARVDPLRGRYSFFSADPVRTWVVDDVQHGDDPFAEIRPLARELQRPSSSNDVPYTPGFIGLLSYELGHAWEKLPRVPRDEFTTPALAVGLYSWGICWDHQDNRCWLMRDRSLEHHEGDPRWKRLLGRIEETQAVTPESAVENANRSKIVKTPDAERQRFLTAVRRVTEYIEAGDIYQANLSRKIEYDFSGSPMELYSRIRTTNPAPFAAFFQPQPEWALISASPEQFLHVRGREVSTRPIKGTRPRWTAGDLDLLQAFDLQTSEKDRAENTMIVDLLRNDLSRVCQRGTVKVPRWCELETFSRVHHLVSEVTGTLREDADLWDLFAATFPGGSITGAPKIRAMEIISELEQSTRGCYCGSLFIAGLDGSLQSSILIRTLTWKAGRVQVPVGGGIVADSIPENEFAETVHKSAGLIV, from the coding sequence ATGACACGACTTGAGATCACACCTCTTCCGAACGCTCCTCAGCCGAGCACGGTGCTGAACGCCTTCGCCGACGAACCCTGGCCGGTGCTGCTCGAAAGCGCCCGGGTTGACCCGCTTCGCGGCCGCTACTCGTTCTTCTCTGCCGATCCCGTCCGCACGTGGGTCGTTGATGACGTCCAGCACGGCGACGATCCGTTCGCTGAGATTCGCCCACTCGCTCGCGAACTTCAACGTCCGTCCTCTTCGAACGACGTTCCCTACACGCCCGGCTTCATCGGACTGCTGAGCTACGAACTCGGTCACGCCTGGGAGAAACTGCCCCGCGTTCCGCGAGACGAGTTCACCACCCCGGCTCTGGCGGTCGGCCTCTACAGCTGGGGAATATGCTGGGACCATCAGGACAATCGCTGCTGGCTGATGCGGGACCGATCGCTGGAACATCACGAGGGCGATCCCCGCTGGAAGCGACTTTTGGGACGCATTGAAGAAACACAAGCCGTCACTCCCGAGTCTGCCGTTGAGAACGCGAATCGGTCAAAGATCGTCAAAACGCCCGACGCGGAGCGGCAGCGTTTCCTCACGGCTGTGCGTCGCGTGACCGAATACATCGAAGCCGGCGACATCTATCAGGCAAACCTCTCCCGGAAGATCGAATACGATTTCTCCGGAAGTCCAATGGAGTTGTACAGCCGCATTCGCACAACCAACCCGGCTCCTTTCGCCGCCTTCTTCCAGCCTCAACCGGAGTGGGCTCTGATCAGTGCGTCCCCCGAGCAGTTTCTGCATGTCCGTGGTCGCGAAGTCAGTACCCGTCCGATCAAGGGAACACGGCCGCGCTGGACCGCCGGCGATCTCGATCTGCTGCAGGCCTTCGATCTGCAGACTTCCGAGAAGGACCGGGCGGAAAACACGATGATCGTCGATCTGCTCCGCAACGATCTCTCCCGTGTCTGTCAGCGAGGCACCGTCAAAGTCCCCCGCTGGTGTGAACTCGAAACGTTTTCACGAGTGCACCATCTTGTCTCCGAAGTCACCGGCACGCTCCGCGAGGACGCCGATCTGTGGGACCTGTTCGCCGCGACATTCCCCGGCGGATCGATTACCGGAGCCCCGAAGATTCGAGCGATGGAAATCATCTCCGAACTCGAACAATCCACCCGAGGCTGTTACTGCGGCTCCCTTTTCATCGCCGGCCTCGACGGCTCTCTGCAATCCAGCATTCTCATCCGCACACTCACCTGGAAAGCCGGCCGCGTCCAGGTCCCCGTCGGCGGCGGCATCGTCGCCGATTCGATCCCGGAAAACGAATTCGCCGAAACGGTCCACAAGTCGGCCGGACTGATCGTGTAA
- a CDS encoding DUF1559 domain-containing protein: MNRLPDAFRKAFTLIELLVVIAIIAILVALLLPAVQQAREAARRSSCKNNLKQIGLALHNYHDINNCFPIGCLFKDRGTGGPSASNRTTWMARILPQMEQTALYDRMDFDKDSTSASFDPNNVKKEIITAYRCPSDPVTVATAGYAATSYVACIGDSYRLYGDGGSTAGSQHGAYIQGNGTWARAVLNNGREEGMFASNSHCRFRDVRDGLTNTMAISECIVGSDVNALSSGDANNCQNPGTVNANRGFSWMFGTTGTWPYTTTRTPNVKEVDCDRFAVYVNMAARSNHDGGVQVCLGDGGVRFVSENINLQTWRDLGQRNDGNVLGEF, translated from the coding sequence ATGAACAGATTGCCCGACGCGTTTCGTAAAGCGTTTACACTCATTGAACTTCTGGTGGTCATTGCGATCATTGCCATTCTGGTGGCTTTGTTGCTCCCCGCCGTGCAACAGGCCCGGGAAGCGGCCCGGCGTTCTTCCTGCAAGAACAATCTCAAGCAGATTGGCCTGGCGCTGCACAACTACCACGACATCAACAACTGCTTCCCGATTGGCTGTCTGTTCAAGGATCGCGGAACCGGCGGTCCCTCGGCGTCCAATCGCACGACATGGATGGCACGGATTCTGCCCCAGATGGAACAGACCGCTCTGTACGACCGCATGGACTTCGACAAGGACAGCACCTCGGCGTCGTTTGATCCGAACAACGTGAAGAAGGAAATCATCACCGCCTACCGCTGCCCCAGCGATCCCGTCACGGTCGCCACGGCTGGATACGCGGCGACAAGCTATGTCGCCTGCATCGGCGATTCGTATCGCCTGTACGGTGACGGCGGTTCGACGGCTGGCTCGCAGCACGGGGCTTACATCCAGGGGAACGGCACCTGGGCGCGAGCCGTGCTGAATAATGGTCGTGAAGAAGGCATGTTCGCCAGCAACAGCCACTGCCGGTTCCGCGATGTGAGAGACGGCCTGACCAATACGATGGCGATTTCCGAATGCATCGTCGGGTCCGATGTCAACGCGCTCAGCAGCGGCGATGCGAACAACTGTCAGAACCCGGGAACGGTCAACGCAAATCGCGGCTTCTCCTGGATGTTCGGCACGACGGGAACGTGGCCTTACACGACGACGCGGACCCCGAACGTGAAAGAAGTCGACTGCGACCGCTTCGCGGTTTACGTCAACATGGCCGCCCGCAGTAACCACGATGGCGGCGTGCAGGTCTGCCTCGGCGACGGCGGCGTCCGCTTCGTCAGCGAGAACATCAATCTCCAGACCTGGCGCGACCTCGGCCAGCGAAATGACGGCAACGTCCTCGGCGAGTTCTAA
- a CDS encoding prenyltransferase/squalene oxidase repeat-containing protein produces the protein MSRWPIEIGEGTAYNRGGAEIETLDESELSMNLIRTSLAAGALVMLACSVSLAQQTYRLGPNADRLQEMKTAGQKYLVNSQNDDGSWSNPKVLGITALAVNSLLESGMSPTEPAVQKGLDFLMQYTQKDGGIYHPDSRHRNYETGITLMALVEANHDGKYDQQIKAAQKFLLGLQWDEDEGLSESDPAYGGAGYGGHSRPDMSNTQFFLEALQKSGLSVDDPAFQKAMVFVSRSQNLDSEHNDTPFADRVNDGGFYYTPAAGGSSQAGTTPAGGLRSYASMTYAGLKSYLYAGVSKDDQRVKAATSWLQKHYSVSENPGMGQQGLFYYYQVFAKTFSVLGTEKFETANGESHDWRRDLANQLSDTQRSDGSWVNEADRWYEGDPALVTAYSLMALSYCDPIPAK, from the coding sequence GTGTCCCGATGGCCTATCGAAATCGGCGAGGGGACGGCGTATAATCGGGGCGGAGCCGAGATCGAAACTCTGGATGAAAGTGAACTGTCAATGAATCTGATCCGCACGAGCCTCGCTGCGGGAGCCCTGGTCATGCTGGCTTGCAGTGTGAGTCTGGCCCAGCAGACGTACCGACTTGGCCCCAATGCCGACCGACTTCAGGAAATGAAAACCGCCGGCCAGAAGTATCTGGTGAACAGCCAGAACGACGATGGCAGCTGGAGCAATCCGAAGGTGCTCGGCATCACCGCTCTGGCCGTGAATTCGCTGCTCGAATCGGGCATGTCGCCGACCGAACCCGCCGTGCAGAAGGGGCTCGACTTCCTGATGCAGTACACGCAGAAGGACGGTGGAATCTATCACCCCGATTCCAGGCACAGGAACTACGAGACCGGCATCACGCTGATGGCTCTGGTCGAAGCGAATCACGACGGAAAATACGACCAGCAGATCAAGGCCGCTCAGAAGTTTCTGCTCGGACTCCAGTGGGACGAAGATGAAGGACTGAGCGAATCCGATCCGGCCTACGGCGGAGCCGGCTACGGCGGTCACTCGCGGCCCGATATGTCGAACACGCAGTTCTTCCTCGAAGCGCTGCAGAAGTCGGGTCTCTCAGTCGATGACCCGGCGTTTCAGAAGGCGATGGTTTTCGTCTCCCGCTCGCAGAATCTCGACTCGGAGCACAACGACACTCCCTTCGCTGATCGCGTGAACGACGGTGGCTTCTACTACACCCCGGCAGCCGGCGGCTCGTCGCAGGCCGGCACCACCCCGGCAGGGGGGCTCCGTTCGTACGCCAGCATGACCTACGCCGGTCTCAAGAGTTACCTGTATGCGGGCGTCTCGAAAGACGACCAGCGTGTGAAGGCGGCGACCAGCTGGTTGCAGAAGCATTACTCCGTCAGTGAGAACCCGGGCATGGGGCAGCAGGGGCTGTTCTATTACTATCAGGTGTTCGCGAAGACGTTCAGCGTGCTGGGCACCGAGAAGTTTGAAACCGCCAACGGTGAATCACACGACTGGCGGCGAGATTTGGCCAATCAGCTTTCTGATACTCAACGCTCCGACGGCAGCTGGGTGAACGAAGCCGACCGCTGGTACGAAGGCGATCCGGCTCTCGTGACCGCTTACTCGCTGATGGCGCTGTCGTACTGCGACCCGATCCCGGCGAAGTAA
- a CDS encoding DUF1501 domain-containing protein, producing MTDLFSTNDPTKSRLARREFLQALAAMSAAGWMAGEPRSLQAEEPIEQPEPTADACILLWMAGGMAAPETFDPKRYIPYEVGMPVNDMLSTFPAIDTPVDGLQITAGLPEIAKVMDRATLIRSAVQPDLGSILHSRHQFHWHTGYVPPQTVACPHLGAWAAKVLGSNNPVMPAFINIGQRLEGVGEKEELKAFTTGGFFGSEFGPMNLPYPEEAARAVQPPSGMTGQRFQSRNALYRELIERNPHREYASDYQQESLLRSMDNAYRLLSSKDRAAFDINEEPKESREIYDTGRFGRGCLLARRLVESGAKFVEVTTEYVPFLHWDTHNSGHETVARLHSEIDRPIAQLIRDLEARKMLDRTLVIIASEFSRDALMEGKPGSNANDQATFKVDKIEEPKHYGLHRHFTGGTSVVMFGGGMKQGFVYGRTADERPLVAVENPVSVMDLHATIMTALGISPKTAYLTEGRPFYVTQDGHGQPVKELFAKTPASV from the coding sequence ATGACCGACCTCTTTTCCACGAATGATCCCACAAAATCCCGCCTCGCCCGCCGAGAGTTTCTGCAGGCGCTCGCTGCGATGAGTGCGGCCGGCTGGATGGCGGGGGAACCGCGATCGCTGCAGGCGGAAGAACCGATCGAGCAGCCCGAGCCGACCGCCGATGCCTGCATTCTGCTGTGGATGGCCGGAGGCATGGCGGCTCCTGAGACGTTCGATCCGAAGCGATACATCCCCTACGAAGTCGGCATGCCGGTCAACGACATGCTCAGCACCTTCCCGGCAATCGACACTCCGGTGGATGGGCTGCAGATCACCGCCGGCCTGCCCGAAATCGCGAAGGTGATGGATCGGGCGACGCTCATCCGCTCGGCAGTGCAGCCCGATCTCGGCAGCATTCTTCACTCGCGACACCAGTTTCACTGGCACACCGGTTACGTGCCGCCGCAGACGGTCGCCTGTCCGCATCTCGGGGCGTGGGCCGCGAAGGTTCTTGGCTCGAACAATCCGGTGATGCCGGCGTTCATCAACATTGGCCAGCGGCTCGAAGGGGTCGGGGAAAAGGAAGAGCTCAAGGCCTTCACGACCGGCGGATTCTTCGGCAGCGAGTTCGGCCCGATGAATCTCCCCTACCCGGAAGAAGCGGCTCGTGCCGTGCAGCCGCCGTCGGGGATGACCGGGCAGCGGTTTCAGTCGCGGAATGCTCTGTATCGCGAACTGATCGAGCGGAACCCGCATCGCGAATACGCCAGCGATTACCAGCAGGAATCGCTGCTGCGGTCGATGGACAACGCCTATCGGCTGCTCAGTTCGAAGGACCGGGCCGCGTTCGATATCAATGAGGAACCGAAAGAAAGCCGCGAGATTTACGACACCGGCCGCTTCGGTCGCGGTTGCCTGCTGGCCCGCCGGCTCGTCGAGTCGGGGGCGAAGTTCGTCGAAGTCACGACCGAATACGTCCCCTTCCTGCACTGGGATACGCACAACAGTGGCCACGAAACAGTCGCCCGGCTGCATTCGGAGATCGATCGCCCGATCGCCCAGCTGATTCGCGATCTCGAAGCCCGCAAGATGCTCGATCGCACGCTGGTCATCATCGCTTCGGAGTTCAGCCGCGATGCCCTCATGGAAGGCAAGCCCGGCTCCAATGCGAACGATCAGGCGACGTTCAAGGTCGATAAGATCGAAGAGCCCAAGCATTACGGACTGCATCGCCACTTCACGGGCGGCACCAGTGTGGTGATGTTCGGCGGCGGAATGAAGCAGGGGTTCGTGTACGGCAGGACCGCCGATGAGCGGCCGCTGGTGGCGGTTGAGAACCCCGTTTCGGTGATGGATCTGCACGCGACCATCATGACGGCGCTCGGCATCTCCCCGAAGAC